AATTAAAAGCTAGACTACATATATCTTTTATTCAGATTCCTCTCCCACAGAAACAAAATGGTATCTACAAAGTCTCTAGTAGCAGCCACAGCTAATGGCACAAGGACTTCAAGTCTTAGCTCTTCAGACTTAGTTCTCAATCTTAGTTTGTAAGTCTTAATTATCACCCTTAATTTTCTGCTTCAATCCAGTTCGTTCTATTACAATGAAACCTTCGATTTCATGAAAATTATTGGAGTGCAGTGTCGTCAATGGGTGTACTTTCAAGTGGGTTTGGTGGGTGGAGGTGCATGCTAGGGTTGAATCTCATAATTAGtaatgagtaatgctacaaccacaaattattttacaatatttttacaaaatattgatgtggcCAACCTCATATCGGTTTTTATCTAATCtcatcattaatatcactttttcatttaccaataattactcaccacattagcagtttgtaaatttttttgtaaaatagtttgtatctctaacattattcaTTAGTAATACCCTCGTGGTAGAAATAAAACTAGGAATTTAGTGGACCTagcataaacttaaaatttttcataattcaagaatgataaaaaaaatattatgattaagagtaaatataatatgaaaaataaaacttggtATTCATTCaacattaacaaaatataaataaaacaaaagatacaaaatatttCTTCTTAATACATTTTAAATCAATTGCTTATAAAAAATGGAATTTGACGTTTTATAAATCCTAAAATAACCGTTGAATCATGAATGTATATGCACAATTGATAGTAAATTCTTCTTTAGTGTAAAAAGTCAACTGTCATTTAGAAAATCATATTCTTTTTTGCTGCAAACATGTGGGGCCGAGTACAAACAATTCTTTATTTCTCACCacacaaactctctctctctctctctctctctctctctctctctctctctctctctctctctctctctctctctctctcaaaaatggTGTGggtgactttttttttggctatgtCGATTAAGTTGTAAAAGAAAATGTCTATAACATTACTTATCATTAGATATATTATGACTAAAGTGGCCTATATATAACAATTGTATTTCCATGTACTTAAAGAACAAGTAACTTAAATTTGGACAAACAATTTAAATTTGGGTTAGCATATGATTAGTCAAGGATTAGTCAAATTCTCTCTAATATACAAACTCTACATACATTGAGTTCATCGTGACACAAGttctaaataaaatatgttgccGTCCACGGTGTGAGCTTTCAATTTGTGGACAAAGGCCGTCAAGATGAACCACATAAATCTTCATGTTCACTCCCTCTTTCATGCTTTCGCTTATCATTCAATAATCACATAGAAATTAACACTCATATTGTCCCAAACTATTATTTGCCACTACAATTAGGGTTAGTCTCCTTACAAGTACTAGTTTTATACTCTTTTCTTAGTTATTGACTTATTGTACCAAATGCCAATGAGTAAAACTATCATGTAACTGACATATTTTGATTCTCTCTTAGAAGTGCACGGTATTGAATTATTACTTATATTGATTTTTTCTCCTTAATGTAAAAGGGGCGATCCAATGATGTTTGAGCCATTCTGGAAAAAGATGAGTGATAAGTATTATGTGACAATTGGTGGGGGTGACTTAATGAGCTATTTCAGTGATGGTAACAATGTATGCTGGTTTTTGGAGCCTGAACTAGGCGCAGCAATAAGGAGATTGCATGGTGTGGTGGGAAATGCAGTGACGGATGATCGGTACATCGTGGTAGGGACAGGATCATCACAGCTCTTCCAAGCTTTGCTTTACGCTTTCACGACTCCTGGTGGCCCTGAGCCAGTTAGCGTTGTGTCTTCTGCCCCTTACTACTCGGTTAGACCCCCATTGCTTAACATCTTAATTTGATGCAATTATTTATGTGTTATTGTTGCTAGACTATAATTAACTGATATATTACTTacattgaaaaaggaaaaacattaaTATGAAAGGGGTTTAATGATAGATCTTATATGTTGCTGCTTCAATATTTTGAGACAAAGTGTGTCTCTAACCTTTTTGGGAAAATAGTGTTAATACCTTGGCAGTTACCAATATGATTTCTTGGCATTGCTAATTGTAACTGAACTTAGTATGAAACTTGCATGCATATATACATAGTCAAATAATTGAAATGGTAACTAATTATTGGTTGTAGGCATATGCTGAAGTGGTAAGTTTCCTAAGGTCAGAGCTGTACAAATGGGAGGGTGATGCATATAAGTTTAACAAGAAAGGAGCATACATAGAGGTGGTGAATTCACCAAACAACCCAGATGGAACTCTTAGAGAAGCAGTGGTGAAGAACCGTACCGGCAATGGAAATGGAAAACTCATCTATGACTTTGCTTACTACTGGCCACAATTCACAGCTATTACTGGTGCAGCTGATTATGATAACATGCTCTTTACAATTTCCAAATGCACAGGACATGCCGGTTCCCGCATTGGGTGAGCATCTTAATCTTATGGATGTTCTATGCTATTGGTAGCTAGCTAGTGTATAAGTCAGTTTAAAAGTATTCACTACAAATTCattggtttttattattattatttttctgatAGATTTTTATATAGATCTTTATTGATGTTTACAattgttttcccaaaaaaattcatcttGAA
This genomic stretch from Quercus robur chromosome 4, dhQueRobu3.1, whole genome shotgun sequence harbors:
- the LOC126724556 gene encoding L-tryptophan--pyruvate aminotransferase 1-like — encoded protein: MVSTKSLVAATANGTRTSSLSSSDLVLNLSLGDPMMFEPFWKKMSDKYYVTIGGGDLMSYFSDGNNVCWFLEPELGAAIRRLHGVVGNAVTDDRYIVVGTGSSQLFQALLYAFTTPGGPEPVSVVSSAPYYSAYAEVVSFLRSELYKWEGDAYKFNKKGAYIEVVNSPNNPDGTLREAVVKNRTGNGNGKLIYDFAYYWPQFTAITGAADYDNMLFTISKCTGHAGSRIGWALVKDKDIAKKMTEYITISSIGVSKESQFRAAKIIKVVCNGIQNVGPVKSENFFKYARNILSKRWQKLRETIQNSEHLILSKYPQQHCLFSGKLTETLSAYAWLESKDDTEDCNEFLRGLKIIGKSGKICGAHQKFARINLMCREEEFNQFIERLSATRGKGIINGH